In Candidatus Neomarinimicrobiota bacterium, a single window of DNA contains:
- the arsC gene encoding arsenate reductase (glutaredoxin) (This arsenate reductase requires both glutathione and glutaredoxin to convert arsenate to arsenite, after which the efflux transporter formed by ArsA and ArsB can extrude the arsenite from the cell, providing resistance.), with amino-acid sequence MNEITVYFNPRURKSRESVQILKDQGVDPQLIHYLKTPPDLDTLKDISRKLGLEPKHFIRRNEAVFKELRLKERLDDSEALLQAMASHPRLIERPIAVKGERAVLGRPPERVLELL; translated from the coding sequence ATGAATGAGATTACCGTCTACTTCAACCCGAGGTGACGTAAGAGTAGAGAATCCGTGCAGATTCTCAAAGATCAAGGCGTTGACCCTCAATTGATTCATTACCTCAAGACTCCTCCTGACCTGGATACTCTGAAGGATATCTCCCGGAAATTGGGACTTGAACCCAAGCATTTCATCCGGAGAAATGAAGCAGTTTTCAAGGAGCTCCGACTGAAGGAAAGATTGGATGATAGTGAGGCGTTGCTGCAGGCAATGGCGTCCCATCCCAGATTGATAGAACGTCCCATCGCCGTCAAAGGCGAAAGAGCCGTTCTCGGTAGACCAC